The following proteins are encoded in a genomic region of Diadema setosum chromosome 10, eeDiaSeto1, whole genome shotgun sequence:
- the LOC140234455 gene encoding actin-1-like has protein sequence MAESEDYRTVIVDCSSLTCRAGFAGEDEPRVIFPAVVGRPKTQEASTNSTGLKDVYIGREAEEKKDILDRTWPVENGFVTDWDDMEKIWHHTFYDELQVFPYEHPVLLTEHPMNPTFSREKLALEMFELFNVPALYLLSHPVASLIAADITTGLVLDVGQGSIHTIPVYEGHVLRHTVGHVDFAGSTHSDFMFKLLRKRGYPFETIDDLRIAKDIKEKMCYVAVDFEKEMEIANSISSTITEHYTLPDGQVVTVGKERFVVPELFFDPNLMKLEIPGIHEAIQNTVMRCDVDIRNDLLANIVLSGGPTMYPGLSERLQKELATLFPSSTEVKVTAPRNHASWVGGSMFAIQSQLSGGLWVCKVEYDECGPRIVRRFF, from the exons ATGGCAGAGTCAGAGGATTACAGAACAGTGATCGTCGATTGCAGCTCTCTTACGTGCCGGGCGGGCTTCGCTGGCGAAGATGAACCACGGGTCATCTTTCCAGCCGTTGTCGGGCGTCCAAAGACACAG GAAGCGTCAACCAACTCAACAGGTCTAAAGGACGTTTATATTGGCCGTGAGGCGGAGGAGAAGAAAGATATACTAGACAGGACGTGGCCGGTGGAAAATGGGTTTGTCACCGACTGGGACGATATGGAGAAGATCTGGCATCACACTTTCTACGACGAGCTCCAGGTCTTCCCCTATGAACACCCAGTCCTTCTCACTGAACATCCGATGAATCCCACATTCAGTAGAGAGAAGTTGGCGCTG GAAATGTTTGAATTGTTCAACGTACCAGCCCTGTACCTCCTTTCACACCCCGTGGCTTCCCTCATCGCTGCCGACATCACCACGGGACTCGTGCTCGACGTCGGTCAAGGCAGCATCCACACGATTCCAGTCTACGAGGGCCACGTCCTGAGGCACACAGTGGGTCACGTGGATTTTGCCGGCTCTACACACTCTGATTTCATGTTCAAGCTGCTCAGAAAGAGGGGCTATCCATTCGAGACTATAG ACGACTTGAGAATTGCCAAGGACATCAAAGAGAAGATGTGCTACGTCGCTGTCGATTTTGAAAAGGAAATGGAGATCGCAAACTCTATATCGTCGACTATCACCGAGCACTATACTCTTCCAGACGGACAAGTCGTGACCGTCGGAAAAGAACGATTCGTCGTCCCCGAACTCTTTTTCGATCCAAATCTAATGAAACTCGAGATTCCAGGCATCCACGAGGCGATTCAGAACACGGTGATGAGATGCGACGTCGACATCCGGAACGATCTCCTGGCCAACATCGTACTCTCCGGTGGACCCACCATGTATCCCGGGCTTAGCGAACGACTGCAGAAGGAGCTTGCCACTTTGTTTCCGTCGTCAACGGAAGTAAAAGTGACGGCACCGCGGAACCATGCTTCGTGGGTCGGAGGATCAATGTTCGCTATCCAAAGCCAACTCAGTGGGGGTTTATGGGTCTGTAAAGTGGAATATGACGAATGTGGACCGAGGATTGTTAGACGCTTCTTCTAG